In Drosophila innubila isolate TH190305 chromosome 2R unlocalized genomic scaffold, UK_Dinn_1.0 1_C_2R, whole genome shotgun sequence, the following are encoded in one genomic region:
- the LOC117784239 gene encoding polypeptide N-acetylgalactosaminyltransferase 1, which yields MLPRFRSFYGKVIIFILVALCFILYLKVQPASEEYLQSGRPRPAALHRSHDKHNLDVDEAENEIRPATQSPYEHSIRLDLQKQRSGLGNEGVAVHLKGVAKTRGEKIYKKIALNEELSEQLSYNRTVGDHRNPLCLQQHYDDPSTLPTASVVVIFFNEPYSVLIRTVHSTLNTCNHKALKEIILVDDGSDNAELAGKLDHYVRTRLPSGKVTILRLKNRLGLIRARLAGARIATGDVLIFLDAHCEANVGWCEPLLQRIKESRTSVLVPIIDVIDANDFQYSTNGYKSFQVGGFQWNGHFDWVNLPDREKQRQSRECKDPREICPAYSPTMAGGLFAMDRRYFWEVGSYDEQMDGWGGENLEMSFRIWQCGGTIETIPCSRVGHIFRDFHPYKFPNDRDTHGINTARMALVWMDEYINIFFLNRPDLKFHPDIGDVTHRVMLRKKLRCKNFDWYLKNIYPEKFVPNKNVKAWGKVKTVNSNLCLDDLLQNNEKPFNLGLYPCGKAMQKSQLFSFTNNHVLRNELSCATVQHSSSPPFRVVMVPCMENDDYNEQWKYQNHQLVHSNTGMCLDYGGQKSMDDAQVAPCNPSSETQRWTIEHD from the exons ATGCTGCCTCGGTTTCGTTCCTTCTATGGCAAAgtcataatatttatactcGTGGCACTGTGCTTCATACTCTACCTGAAGGTCCAGCCGGCCAGCGAAGAGTATCTGCAGTCGGGCAGACCCAGACCAGCAGCCCTGCATCGCTCGCATGACAAACACAATCTGGATGTCGATGAGgctgaaaatgaaattcgACCTGCCACGCAATCGCCGTATGAGCACAGCATACGATTGGATCTACAAAAGCAACGATCGGGTTTAGGCAATGAAGGCGTGGCAGTGCATCTGAAAGGTGTTGCCAAGACGCGTGGCGAGAAGATCTACAAGAAGATCGCACTGAACGAGGAGCTGAGCGAACAGCTGTCCTACAATCGCACAGTGGGCGATCATCGCAATCCACTGTGCCTGCAACAGCACTATGATGATCCCAGCACACTGCCCACGGCCAGTGTGGTCGTCATATTCTTCAACGAACCCTACTCCGTGCTCATTAGGACGGTGCACAGCACCCTCAACACCTGCAATCACAAGGCACTCAAGGAGATCATCCTCGTGGACGATGGCAGCGACAATGCGGAACTGGCCGGCAAACTGGATCACTATGTGAGAACTCGACTGCCCAGCGGCAAGGTGACAATACTCCGTCTCAAGAATCG CTTGGGTCTGATACGTGCCCGTTTGGCTGGCGCTCGCATTGCCACCGGAGATGTGCTCATCTTCCTGGACGCCCATTGTGAGGCGAATGTGGGCTGGTGTGAGCCGCTGCTGCAGCGTATCAAGGAGTCACGCACCAGCGTACTGGTGCCCATCATCGATGTGATCGATGCCAATGACTTTCAGTACAGCACCAATGGCTACAAGTCATTCCAGGTGGGTGGCTTCCAGTGGAATGGTCACTTCGATTGGGTGAATCTGCCGGATCGCGAGAAACAGCGTCAGAGCAGGGAGTGCAAAGATCCGCGCGAGATTTGTCCCGCCTACAGTCCAACAATGGCCGGAGGACTATTTGCCATGGATCGACGCTACTTTTGGGAAGTGGGCAGCTATGATGAACAG ATGGATGGCTGGGGTGGCGAGAACTTGGAGATGTCCTTCAGGATCTGGCAATGTGGCGGCACCATCGAGACGATACCTTGCTCCCGAGTGGGTCATATCTTCCGTGACTTCCATCCCTACAA ATTCCCGAATGATCGTGACACACATGGCATAAACACAGCTCGCATGGCGCTGGTGTGGATGGATgaatacataaacatattctTCCTCAATCGGCCAGATCTTAAGTTCCATCCGGATATTGGTGACGTTACGCATAGAGTAATGCTGCGCAAGAAGCTGCGTTGCAAGAACTTTGACTGGTACCTGAAGAACATTTATCCGGAGAAGTTTGTGCCTAATAAGAACGTTAAGGCCTGGGGAAAAGTGAAAACGGTCAACTCCAATCTGTGCCTGGATGATCTACTGCAGAACAACGAGAAGCCCTTCAATCTGGGCTTGTATCCCTGTGGCAAAGCGATGCAAAAGTCTCAGCTCTTCTCGTTCACCAACAACCATGTGCTCCGCAATGAACTGAGCTGTGCCACAGTGCAGCACAGCAGCTCACCGCCGTTCCGTGTGGTCATGGTGCCCTGCATGGAGAACGACGACTACAACGAGCAGTGGAAATACCAGAACCATCAGCTGGTGCACAGTAACACGGGCATGTGCCTTGACTACGGCGGCCAAAAGAGCATGGATGATGCCCAAGTGGCGCCATGCAACCCTTCCAGTGAGACGCAGCGTTGGACCATCGAACACGACTGA